CTAGAGGGCACTGGAGGGAGTCTCGGTATCTGTCAACTGTTTAAGTTGGCAGAAATTTTAGtgttaaattttgaaaaaaaatataaaataatgtaATTTGGTTTTCTTCAAATATTAGTCGGTCCCCCGTAAATTTTATTTCTGGTTCCGTCCTGTTAGTTTTTAACTCCTATATAATAAGAATGACATGTAAATTACACGTGGGTGCTCCTGTATGTAATATTTTATAGTCGATATAATTAATTTAGATATTTAAGTAGATAATTAGAAATAAACCCATATTTCGGGCGCCAAAGTTCGAACTCCACAAAATCAACGTTGTATTAAAACTATATAAATTTAGAAAAATCTCATAACTATTAAATCATGAACTGTTACTCATATTTAAAATCCTTTAAACatttttgtcaaaaaaaatatGACTTGAAATTTCAAAACATACTTGAAAAATATATGTGATATAGTCATATGGAACAAATATTGAAGTAGACAATGAGTGGGCTTGGCCGCGGGAGTGGGGCACTGAATCCAATTTAGACTTTAGGCATCAATATTGGGCTTAAATGACTGTTGTCTTCAAAAATCTCAGAATAACACCAAATTGTAATATGTTGTTAGACCAGAGATTTTGAATgcaaaaactgaattttattataaaatccaagCTCTTACCTTAGTATATCTGAAAATTAAAGTGAATAACTGTAATGAATTTTTCGAGTTTTGTAAAACAAATCtcgattttattaaagaaaaagtgaATAAAAGTAGGGGATGAAGATAAATATGGAGATAGAGATAGGTAGAAAGGGTGAAAAAGAAGGTAGGGCGGATAGGGTTAGGTGAAATTAGGGCGGCCGACTCTCATGCGAGAGAGAGAAGTTATTTTAATTATTGGTTACTATTAACTTCAACAATAATTGTCCAACATAGATCTTTGTCATGGATATTATTAGTTACCAACAACATTTTTTGATTTGCATGCAATATTTCGGAAAGATGTAGTTGATGAAAACATATTTTATTGGTGTTTGCTGAAACAACATAGACCATAGAAATGTTGTAATTTCAGAGAGAGAAGAGTTTATGGATTTAGAAATGTGAATTGGTATTTCTGTAATTGATTTTAAAACTTTTTAGTTATGACATGCAGCAAATTAACAGAAAAAATGCTCACCGGCCAGCATGAGTATTTGTACAGGCTGATCATGTAAACCGCAATCTTTTTGTTATATCTACACTTAAACCTGTATTAAGTAATATCGGATAAAGTTATAACCTTATTTAGGTATAAATTTTGTCAATCGTAATTTGGGGCACGGTCGTAAAGTAATATTCTCGCTAAGAGTATcagataaaaaaaaattagaaagttATCAAGGGCCCAACTAAAATATAAAGTAATAATTTCAGAATTATATGTGTTTTTACGTACTCGGCCTGACCCGATTAAAAACCCAGTTAAAAtttgattattctaatatatttttttatatatttacatttattatgaatataaataatactttatgTTGTAAGAGATATGCCTGGACTTTAACAAGAcgaagacattttgtcaaccctaagtaagttatattgttatcttaatttgtattttgtacttgtaacattttgTACTTCTAACAGGTTATAAGGTTATAAGGTTATCAGAATCGAGTATAAGGTGTCAATTTCGAATTTCTATTCACTTATACAATCTTTTCTGAGTAtaatttatgtttttttatttaatttaattcttcatttttatttgaatttctgaaattacttgcagaaacaatgaagaaagtgctcaCCCCGTCCATGTGTAGTTTCCAGGTAATTCTTCATTTATTGCGATTTAATTAATTGAATGCGATCATCATATATACATGTACGTTGTTTGTTTTATTGACTGCGATCTTACTGTGTTGTTTTGTTGCGCTTGAGTATGTTCATTCGACATGGATTTATTGCTCTATTTATCGTTGTTAGTTGTACTCGAAGAATTTAGTGTTTGATTTGATATTGTTCTATTGGTATAACTGCTATTGTTTATTTATACGTATAGTGTGATTTTGTAATTAATAGAATGTTATGGTGGGAGcaatttatgaacatttttactTTATTTAGTTCAATTGAATATTTATGAGTCGAATCTAGACTTGATTAATTAATGAGTCAAGTAGAATATTTAGACTAGAGCTTGAGAAACCTTATTCGAAAAGAGAATAGAATTTGGGGACCTCTCTTGAGGTGTCTAGTTAACCATTATATAAGCCATAGGGATCGAGTCCGCTTAGTTTTATTAGGATATATTACCTTTTTTTTGTAGACTATTCTGGTGGAAACTCATATATTTTTAAGGAGCGAGCGACCCTTATTAATGGTAAATTTCTTCATGATCATATTTTCATTTGTATGATTATTTGCGATGAGGATTAATGATCGATTGAGCCTAATATGGAAGATGCAAAGTGATACTTAGTGCTTTGTCAAGTGGGTAGTGCTTTGTCAAGTGGGTGCagaaaaaataattttgttttaCTTTCTATCAATAAGAAATTTCACAAAAAATAAGTATGACTGTAAATTTGTTAGATTAAAACCATGTCTTTAAAGGGCCACGCCAGGTCTGTTTCTAATGTTTGTTTTCATATATTCTGATTGGTTAGGCTTATACTCGCTATCTGGAAGCGGAACTGCACGTGTTACTAGAAGAGAATGCACTCCTGCAACATGCTTTGGTAAGCAGGACACTGGCTACAACTTTGTTTCTGTAAAACCAATCTGCATGTTTATTATTAGTTCTCTTTTTGACTAGTGCATACATATACAAGAAGCAACAAAGAGGATAAAGCAGCAGGCATGTTGACCACATACTAATCATTTCATATAACAATGCAATACACACAGACACTGTAATTTTGCAGACAATGGAATTTTCACGAATCAAGTTCATAAATAAtttctttcatatttttatttcttATAATCCCCAACAGAAAGTGAGGCAACTTGAAATTCCTAAATAAAATTACAATTTGCAGATTAGTACATAGTGATGATTTGCATATGAAAAACATTATTGCTTTTGAAGATTCAGTTATTAGAACAACGGGTAATGTGAATTTTACATTGGATATGCTATGGAAACCTATGTAACCTGATGCAAATTGCTCAAAAGTTCTTGATAATAGTAGCTCTAATTATCGTTGTTAGTTGTGTATAGAGATTTTCCTATAATCCCCATACCTTATACACATGCGTACACTCAAATATAGACACTTTTCGTGAATTATGCCAACCAGTGAACCTTTGACAATTAAAATTAGATATTATTAATCGGTTTTTTTATGTTATCATCATGCTAACTTCTGGATGGAAATTATGCTTCAGGTTGCATTTTGAGATGCCAAGCATTATGGAGGAATGTATTTTGATTGTGTCGAAAGCAGCTGTGGGCACTTACATGTTCTGCTTGGGTAAGTTCAAAGCACTAATTCCCGAGTCCATCGTGTAACTTCTTCATAGCTACATACAATtccacatacacacacacattaTCTGGACATTAGGCCAAGTAAAAAAACAGATCAGTGCCTAATAAGGAAAGTGGTTTAGTTACCTGATGATAGCAGTTGCAAGTCTGCAAGCCttcattaaaaaaataattaaggTTATTTAGGACGGATTTATTACACATTATAATCTAATCTGTGACTCTTCCTGATTAGATATAATATCTGAATTTGTTGTAGACATCCTTACATATAGCCAGATTCTCTTCATATATATGCTTTGCTTACTGCTATGCATATTTCAGGTTTATTCATGGCAATTAATAAAAAGATAGATGAAAATTGGTCGATTGGAGTCCCTATTACCGGCATCCTTTGGAGGTTTATCATGGGACCAATTTGTTGGGGCCTTGCCTGTCTTTATTTAGGATTAGATGGTGAAGTGTTAAAGGCAACAATAATCCAGGTACTGACTATTTCGTAATGATACGTAGAAACTATAAACTCAGTGTTAACGAATTGATTTTGTTCAATGGCGATCTAACTACATATATTGTGAATGTTATTTCAGGCGACACTTCCTCCAGCATATTTATCTTTCTATTATGCTCAAGAATATAGAATAGATATCGATTGCATTAGCCATGGGTAATTACTGTTTTTGCCACTGAAATGATACGTATAAACTATAAACTCAGTGTTAACAAATTGATTTTGTTCAATGGCGATCTAACTACATATATTGTAAATGTTATTTCAGGTGACACTTCCTCCAGCATACTTATCTTTCTAGAATATAGACTAGATATCGATTGCATTAGCCATGGGTAATTACTGTTTTTGCCACTGAAACTCTTTCCTGTATTTAGAGATCTACAAACTTATACTACTTAAAACCCAAGTAatacattaatatatatatatatataaaaatatataaatacagtcatataaatatatatattaatataaatttgtGTTTGATCTGATATTGTTCTATTGGTTTAACTGCTATTTTTTATTTATACACACAGCGTGATTTTGTAATTAATTGAATGTTATGGTGGGAGCAATTTATGTTTTATGGGCTCGAACATTTTTACTTTATTTAGTTCAATTGAATATTAATGAGTCGAATCTGTAGTTGAATAAATTAATGAGTCAAGTAGAATATTTAGCCTAGAGCTTGAGAAACCTTATTCGAAAAGAGAATAGAATTAGGGGATCTCTGAGGTGTCTAGTTAACCATTATATAAGCCATAAGTATCAAGTCCGCTTAGTTTTATTAAGATATATTACCATTTTTGTATATGATTATGGCCGAAACTCATATATTCTTCAGGGGCGATCCACCTCTATAAATGATAAATTTTCTCATGTATCATATTTTCAATTGTACTGGATCATCTGGGATGATGATTAATAATCGATTGAGCCTAATATGGAAGATGCACAGTGGTGATACTTAGTGCTTTGTTAAGTGGTTgcagaaaaaaaatattttgtt
The sequence above is drawn from the Apium graveolens cultivar Ventura unplaced genomic scaffold, ASM990537v1 ctg4370, whole genome shotgun sequence genome and encodes:
- the LOC141701778 gene encoding auxin efflux carrier component 5-like, with protein sequence MHSCNMLWLHFEMPSIMEECILIVSKAAVGTYMFCLGLFMAINKKIDENWSIGVPITGILWRFIMGPICWGLACLYLGLDGEVLKATIIQATLPPAYLSFYYAQEYRIDIDCISHG